Proteins found in one Lepeophtheirus salmonis chromosome 9, UVic_Lsal_1.4, whole genome shotgun sequence genomic segment:
- the LOC121124749 gene encoding uncharacterized protein isoform X1, whose amino-acid sequence MLELKRRQSQLRSSLPTRLNKSTPKMVVSWRPRSITVDRGTRGFGLSLIYRGLDKYEQKDTGIFVARVVKDGQAEKYGVRENDKIVSINAKTPRNVDDAVNVIKSAGNQIKLVVLREEDVPDNDDPNDHSSIASHDWLHGHPISRSGSARSFNTTYGGGNASPSPLPSKSPGPQRTSQSDFLRQQAEYQRQQQQQKQLEEEEEHRRKQMLYEEEELRRKQMHYEEEKRSNRMKEQVREMIDNNELRPKSPGRYIMDQPQYSYHMNNNNTINSETRKSTENITKIVESIPKSSNKYKSTQSLHELGLDNYPNPDMPESSRLTRKEEKMSLQNLNNRLASYIDRVRQLQNENNKLSHQIKTVEEYQSKELCNVKDLYDKQTEELKEALDTMNKQYNQLKVGAEGLLEENQDLKDKLRKKENDYKNSMNHVSSLEDQIRSLTNKLSEEVTERKKIADELQDVLPELDSLRDRLADAKRHLDEEQLKKANLENQCSRLEEDLKFKLQLLEKELMEVKTRKEIEITEMDSKLQDEYEDRLQKALEELREVYDKQMAQSREDFAKLYDNRVRDLQTSLSEERGSNASGVQELKESKTRIETLISKVSDLEGFNLNLNQKISDLSQAMDDIKSTHRAQMNAKDSEIKRLLDELSNQLKEYQNLQDIKVALDMEIAVFRSLIEVEEDRLGLGDDDDVNDDDETGYIHPPPPPQRVISISNLKRYIHSRNLSLVHTFIQICHCPS is encoded by the exons ATGTTGGAACTCAAAAGAAGACAAAGTCAACTCCGGTCATCTCTTCCTACGAGActga acAAAAGCACTCCAAAAATGGTGGTGAGTTGGAGACCCCGATCTATAACAGTAGATCGAGGAACTCGTGGTTTCGGACTATCCCTCATTTATCGAGGACTGGATAAGTATGAACAAAAGGACACGGGGATATTCGTTGCAAGAGTTGTAAAAGATGGACAGGCTGAGAAATATGGAGTTCgtgaaaatgacaaaattgtTTCCATTAACGCCAAAACTCCTCGCAACGTGGACGACGCCGTCAACGTCATCAAATCTGCGGGTAATCAAATCAAATTAGTTGTTCTTCGTGAAGAAGATGTTCCAGACAACGATGATCCAAATGATCACTCCTCCATTGCTTCACATGACTGGCTACATGGTCATCCCATCTCAAGATCAGGATCTGCAAGGAGCTTTAATACCACATATGGAGGAGGAAACGCAAGCCCCTCTCCTTTACCTTCAAAATCCCCAGGCCCTCAAAGGACTTCTCAATCTGACTTTTTAAGACAACAGGCTGAATATCAACGACAGCAACAGCAGCAGAAACAGCTTGAGGAAGAGGAGGAACATCGAAGAAAACAGATGCTCTATGAAGAGGAGGAACTTCGAAGAAAACAGATGCATTATGAAGAGGAAAAAAGATCAAATCGCATGAAAGAACAAGTCAGGGAAATGATTGATAACAATGAATTGCGACCAAAGTCCCCTGGACGCTATATTATG gatcAACCGCAATATTCGTatcatatgaataataataacacaattAATTCg GAAACAAGGAAATCCACAGAAAACATTACCAAAATAGTGGAATCCATTCCTAAATCATCCAACAAGTACAAATCGACTCAATCTCTACACGAATTGGGCCTTGATAACTATCCTAATCCAGATATGCCAGAAAGTTCTCGACTCACacgaaaagaagagaaaatgtctctacaaaatttaaacaataggCTTGCAA GTTATATCGACCGAGTCCGTcaacttcaaaatgaaaataacaagtTGAGTCATCAAATTAAAACTGTTGAAGAATATCAATCCAAAGAACTGTGTAACGTCAAAGACTTGTATGACAAACAGACTGAAGAGCTCAAGGAAGCCCTTGATACTATGAACAAGCAGTACAATCAGCTCAAAGTTGGTGCTGAAGGTTTACTTGAAGAAAATCAGGATCTTAAAGACAA ACTTCGGAAGAAAGAGAATGACTACAAAAATTCAATGAATCATGTATCCAGTCTCGAGGATCAAATCCGaagtttgacaaataaattatctGAAGAAGTAACTGAACGCAAAAAGATTGCAGATGAACTTCAA gatgtACTGCCTGAATTAGATAGTCTTCGTGACCGTTTAGCCGACGCAAAACGCCATCTTGATGAAGAGCAATTAAAGAAGGCCAATCTTGAAAATCAATGTTCCCGTTTGGAAGAAGATCTCAAATTCAAACTTCAATTACTAGAAAAAGAATTAATGGAAGTTAAAACACGCAAGGAAATCGAAATTACTGAAATGGACAGTAAACTCCAAGATGAATATGAAGATCGTCTACAGAAAGCTCTCGAGGAGCTTAGAGAAGTTTATGATAAACAAATGGCTCAGTCACGAGAAGACTTTGCCAAACTGTATGACAATAGG GTGCGAGATCTTCAAACATCCTTGTCCGAGGAAAGAGGAAGCAATGCAAGTGGAGTGCAAGAATTAAAGGAATCTAAAACTCGCATTGAAACATTAATTTCTAAAGTGTCGGATCTTGAGGGATTTAACCTCAATTTGAACCAGAAAATTTCAGACTTGTCTCAAGCAATGGATGACATAAAGTCCACTCACCGAGCacag ATGAATGCAAAGGATAGTGAAATCAAACGTTTGCTCGATGAACTCTCCAACCAATTGAAGgaatatcaaaatcttcaagATATCAAGGTTGCTTTGGATATGGAAATCGCTGTTTTCCGTAGTCTTATTGAAGTGGAAGAAGATCGCTTAGGATTAGGTG atgATGACGACGTCAATGACGATGATGAAACGGGATATATTCATCCTCCCCCTCCACCTCAAAGGGTTATATCAATCTCCAATTTAAAGAGATATATTCACTCTAGAAACCTTTCTTTGGTACATACATTCATTCAAATTTGTCACTGTCCCTCTTAA
- the LOC121124749 gene encoding lamin-B1.S isoform X19, giving the protein MRYSRLSYLKNKSTPKMVVSWRPRSITVDRGTRGFGLSLIYRGLDKYEQKDTGIFVARVVKDGQAEKYGVRENDKIVSINAKTPRNVDDAVNVIKSAGNQIKLVVLREEDVPDNDDPNDHSSIASHDWLHGHPISRSGSARSFNTTYGGGNASPSPLPSKSPGPQRTSQSDFLRQQAEYQRQQQQQKQLEEEEEHRRKQMLYEEEELRRKQMHYEEEKRSNRMKEQVREMIDNNELRPKSPGRYIMETRKSTENITKIVESIPKSSNKYKSTQSLHELGLDNYPNPDMPESSRLTRKEEKMSLQNLNNRLASYIDRVRQLQNENNKLSHQIKTVEEYQSKELCNVKDLYDKQTEELKEALDTMNKQYNQLKVGAEGLLEENQDLKDKLRKKENDYKNSMNHVSSLEDQIRSLTNKLSEEVTERKKIADELQDVLPELDSLRDRLADAKRHLDEEQLKKANLENQCSRLEEDLKFKLQLLEKELMEVKTRKEIEITEMDSKLQDEYEDRLQKALEELREVYDKQMAQSREDFAKLYDNRVRDLQTSLSEERGSNASGVQELKESKTRIETLISKVSDLEGFNLNLNQKISDLSQAMDDIKSTHRAQMNAKDSEIKRLLDELSNQLKEYQNLQDIKVALDMEIAVFRSLIEVEEDRLGLGDKSLNTSSSTESKYKTTVERSSENTIQRKITVSQTQLKR; this is encoded by the exons acAAAAGCACTCCAAAAATGGTGGTGAGTTGGAGACCCCGATCTATAACAGTAGATCGAGGAACTCGTGGTTTCGGACTATCCCTCATTTATCGAGGACTGGATAAGTATGAACAAAAGGACACGGGGATATTCGTTGCAAGAGTTGTAAAAGATGGACAGGCTGAGAAATATGGAGTTCgtgaaaatgacaaaattgtTTCCATTAACGCCAAAACTCCTCGCAACGTGGACGACGCCGTCAACGTCATCAAATCTGCGGGTAATCAAATCAAATTAGTTGTTCTTCGTGAAGAAGATGTTCCAGACAACGATGATCCAAATGATCACTCCTCCATTGCTTCACATGACTGGCTACATGGTCATCCCATCTCAAGATCAGGATCTGCAAGGAGCTTTAATACCACATATGGAGGAGGAAACGCAAGCCCCTCTCCTTTACCTTCAAAATCCCCAGGCCCTCAAAGGACTTCTCAATCTGACTTTTTAAGACAACAGGCTGAATATCAACGACAGCAACAGCAGCAGAAACAGCTTGAGGAAGAGGAGGAACATCGAAGAAAACAGATGCTCTATGAAGAGGAGGAACTTCGAAGAAAACAGATGCATTATGAAGAGGAAAAAAGATCAAATCGCATGAAAGAACAAGTCAGGGAAATGATTGATAACAATGAATTGCGACCAAAGTCCCCTGGACGCTATATTATG GAAACAAGGAAATCCACAGAAAACATTACCAAAATAGTGGAATCCATTCCTAAATCATCCAACAAGTACAAATCGACTCAATCTCTACACGAATTGGGCCTTGATAACTATCCTAATCCAGATATGCCAGAAAGTTCTCGACTCACacgaaaagaagagaaaatgtctctacaaaatttaaacaataggCTTGCAA GTTATATCGACCGAGTCCGTcaacttcaaaatgaaaataacaagtTGAGTCATCAAATTAAAACTGTTGAAGAATATCAATCCAAAGAACTGTGTAACGTCAAAGACTTGTATGACAAACAGACTGAAGAGCTCAAGGAAGCCCTTGATACTATGAACAAGCAGTACAATCAGCTCAAAGTTGGTGCTGAAGGTTTACTTGAAGAAAATCAGGATCTTAAAGACAA ACTTCGGAAGAAAGAGAATGACTACAAAAATTCAATGAATCATGTATCCAGTCTCGAGGATCAAATCCGaagtttgacaaataaattatctGAAGAAGTAACTGAACGCAAAAAGATTGCAGATGAACTTCAA gatgtACTGCCTGAATTAGATAGTCTTCGTGACCGTTTAGCCGACGCAAAACGCCATCTTGATGAAGAGCAATTAAAGAAGGCCAATCTTGAAAATCAATGTTCCCGTTTGGAAGAAGATCTCAAATTCAAACTTCAATTACTAGAAAAAGAATTAATGGAAGTTAAAACACGCAAGGAAATCGAAATTACTGAAATGGACAGTAAACTCCAAGATGAATATGAAGATCGTCTACAGAAAGCTCTCGAGGAGCTTAGAGAAGTTTATGATAAACAAATGGCTCAGTCACGAGAAGACTTTGCCAAACTGTATGACAATAGG GTGCGAGATCTTCAAACATCCTTGTCCGAGGAAAGAGGAAGCAATGCAAGTGGAGTGCAAGAATTAAAGGAATCTAAAACTCGCATTGAAACATTAATTTCTAAAGTGTCGGATCTTGAGGGATTTAACCTCAATTTGAACCAGAAAATTTCAGACTTGTCTCAAGCAATGGATGACATAAAGTCCACTCACCGAGCacag ATGAATGCAAAGGATAGTGAAATCAAACGTTTGCTCGATGAACTCTCCAACCAATTGAAGgaatatcaaaatcttcaagATATCAAGGTTGCTTTGGATATGGAAATCGCTGTTTTCCGTAGTCTTATTGAAGTGGAAGAAGATCGCTTAGGATTAGGTG ACAAATCACTAAACACCTCATCTAGTACggaaagtaaatataaaacaaccgTAGAGCGATCATCTGAAAAcacaattcaaagaaaaatcacCGTATCTCAGACACAGCT GAAACGATGA
- the LOC121124749 gene encoding lamin-B1.S isoform X7, whose translation MLELKRRQSQLRSSLPTRLNKSTPKMVVSWRPRSITVDRGTRGFGLSLIYRGLDKYEQKDTGIFVARVVKDGQAEKYGVRENDKIVSINAKTPRNVDDAVNVIKSAGNQIKLVVLREEDVPDNDDPNDHSSIASHDWLHGHPISRSGSARSFNTTYGGGNASPSPLPSKSPGPQRTSQSDFLRQQAEYQRQQQQQKQLEEEEEHRRKQMLYEEEELRRKQMHYEEEKRSNRMKEQVREMIDNNELRPKSPGRYIMETRKSTENITKIVESIPKSSNKYKSTQSLHELGLDNYPNPDMPESSRLTRKEEKMSLQNLNNRLASYIDRVRQLQNENNKLSHQIKTVEEYQSKELCNVKDLYDKQTEELKEALDTMNKQYNQLKVGAEGLLEENQDLKDKLRKKENDYKNSMNHVSSLEDQIRSLTNKLSEEVTERKKIADELQDVLPELDSLRDRLADAKRHLDEEQLKKANLENQCSRLEEDLKFKLQLLEKELMEVKTRKEIEITEMDSKLQDEYEDRLQKALEELREVYDKQMAQSREDFAKLYDNRVRDLQTSLSEERGSNASGVQELKESKTRIETLISKVSDLEGFNLNLNQKISDLSQAMDDIKSTHRAQMNAKDSEIKRLLDELSNQLKEYQNLQDIKVALDMEIAVFRSLIEVEEDRLGLGDDDDVNDDDETGYIHPPPPPQRVISISNLKRYIHSRNLSLVHTFIQICHCPS comes from the exons ATGTTGGAACTCAAAAGAAGACAAAGTCAACTCCGGTCATCTCTTCCTACGAGActga acAAAAGCACTCCAAAAATGGTGGTGAGTTGGAGACCCCGATCTATAACAGTAGATCGAGGAACTCGTGGTTTCGGACTATCCCTCATTTATCGAGGACTGGATAAGTATGAACAAAAGGACACGGGGATATTCGTTGCAAGAGTTGTAAAAGATGGACAGGCTGAGAAATATGGAGTTCgtgaaaatgacaaaattgtTTCCATTAACGCCAAAACTCCTCGCAACGTGGACGACGCCGTCAACGTCATCAAATCTGCGGGTAATCAAATCAAATTAGTTGTTCTTCGTGAAGAAGATGTTCCAGACAACGATGATCCAAATGATCACTCCTCCATTGCTTCACATGACTGGCTACATGGTCATCCCATCTCAAGATCAGGATCTGCAAGGAGCTTTAATACCACATATGGAGGAGGAAACGCAAGCCCCTCTCCTTTACCTTCAAAATCCCCAGGCCCTCAAAGGACTTCTCAATCTGACTTTTTAAGACAACAGGCTGAATATCAACGACAGCAACAGCAGCAGAAACAGCTTGAGGAAGAGGAGGAACATCGAAGAAAACAGATGCTCTATGAAGAGGAGGAACTTCGAAGAAAACAGATGCATTATGAAGAGGAAAAAAGATCAAATCGCATGAAAGAACAAGTCAGGGAAATGATTGATAACAATGAATTGCGACCAAAGTCCCCTGGACGCTATATTATG GAAACAAGGAAATCCACAGAAAACATTACCAAAATAGTGGAATCCATTCCTAAATCATCCAACAAGTACAAATCGACTCAATCTCTACACGAATTGGGCCTTGATAACTATCCTAATCCAGATATGCCAGAAAGTTCTCGACTCACacgaaaagaagagaaaatgtctctacaaaatttaaacaataggCTTGCAA GTTATATCGACCGAGTCCGTcaacttcaaaatgaaaataacaagtTGAGTCATCAAATTAAAACTGTTGAAGAATATCAATCCAAAGAACTGTGTAACGTCAAAGACTTGTATGACAAACAGACTGAAGAGCTCAAGGAAGCCCTTGATACTATGAACAAGCAGTACAATCAGCTCAAAGTTGGTGCTGAAGGTTTACTTGAAGAAAATCAGGATCTTAAAGACAA ACTTCGGAAGAAAGAGAATGACTACAAAAATTCAATGAATCATGTATCCAGTCTCGAGGATCAAATCCGaagtttgacaaataaattatctGAAGAAGTAACTGAACGCAAAAAGATTGCAGATGAACTTCAA gatgtACTGCCTGAATTAGATAGTCTTCGTGACCGTTTAGCCGACGCAAAACGCCATCTTGATGAAGAGCAATTAAAGAAGGCCAATCTTGAAAATCAATGTTCCCGTTTGGAAGAAGATCTCAAATTCAAACTTCAATTACTAGAAAAAGAATTAATGGAAGTTAAAACACGCAAGGAAATCGAAATTACTGAAATGGACAGTAAACTCCAAGATGAATATGAAGATCGTCTACAGAAAGCTCTCGAGGAGCTTAGAGAAGTTTATGATAAACAAATGGCTCAGTCACGAGAAGACTTTGCCAAACTGTATGACAATAGG GTGCGAGATCTTCAAACATCCTTGTCCGAGGAAAGAGGAAGCAATGCAAGTGGAGTGCAAGAATTAAAGGAATCTAAAACTCGCATTGAAACATTAATTTCTAAAGTGTCGGATCTTGAGGGATTTAACCTCAATTTGAACCAGAAAATTTCAGACTTGTCTCAAGCAATGGATGACATAAAGTCCACTCACCGAGCacag ATGAATGCAAAGGATAGTGAAATCAAACGTTTGCTCGATGAACTCTCCAACCAATTGAAGgaatatcaaaatcttcaagATATCAAGGTTGCTTTGGATATGGAAATCGCTGTTTTCCGTAGTCTTATTGAAGTGGAAGAAGATCGCTTAGGATTAGGTG atgATGACGACGTCAATGACGATGATGAAACGGGATATATTCATCCTCCCCCTCCACCTCAAAGGGTTATATCAATCTCCAATTTAAAGAGATATATTCACTCTAGAAACCTTTCTTTGGTACATACATTCATTCAAATTTGTCACTGTCCCTCTTAA
- the LOC121124749 gene encoding lamin-B1.S isoform X9 — MRYSRLSYLKNKSTPKMVVSWRPRSITVDRGTRGFGLSLIYRGLDKYEQKDTGIFVARVVKDGQAEKYGVRENDKIVSINAKTPRNVDDAVNVIKSAGNQIKLVVLREEDVPDNDDPNDHSSIASHDWLHGHPISRSGSARSFNTTYGGGNASPSPLPSKSPGPQRTSQSDFLRQQAEYQRQQQQQKQLEEEEEHRRKQMLYEEEELRRKQMHYEEEKRSNRMKEQVREMIDNNELRPKSPGRYIMDQPQYSYHMNNNNTINSETRKSTENITKIVESIPKSSNKYKSTQSLHELGLDNYPNPDMPESSRLTRKEEKMSLQNLNNRLASYIDRVRQLQNENNKLSHQIKTVEEYQSKELCNVKDLYDKQTEELKEALDTMNKQYNQLKVGAEGLLEENQDLKDKLRKKENDYKNSMNHVSSLEDQIRSLTNKLSEEVTERKKIADELQDVLPELDSLRDRLADAKRHLDEEQLKKANLENQCSRLEEDLKFKLQLLEKELMEVKTRKEIEITEMDSKLQDEYEDRLQKALEELREVYDKQMAQSREDFAKLYDNRVRDLQTSLSEERGSNASGVQELKESKTRIETLISKVSDLEGFNLNLNQKISDLSQAMDDIKSTHRAQMNAKDSEIKRLLDELSNQLKEYQNLQDIKVALDMEIAVFRSLIEVEEDRLGLGDKSLNTSSSTESKYKTTVERSSENTIQRKITVSQTQLKR, encoded by the exons acAAAAGCACTCCAAAAATGGTGGTGAGTTGGAGACCCCGATCTATAACAGTAGATCGAGGAACTCGTGGTTTCGGACTATCCCTCATTTATCGAGGACTGGATAAGTATGAACAAAAGGACACGGGGATATTCGTTGCAAGAGTTGTAAAAGATGGACAGGCTGAGAAATATGGAGTTCgtgaaaatgacaaaattgtTTCCATTAACGCCAAAACTCCTCGCAACGTGGACGACGCCGTCAACGTCATCAAATCTGCGGGTAATCAAATCAAATTAGTTGTTCTTCGTGAAGAAGATGTTCCAGACAACGATGATCCAAATGATCACTCCTCCATTGCTTCACATGACTGGCTACATGGTCATCCCATCTCAAGATCAGGATCTGCAAGGAGCTTTAATACCACATATGGAGGAGGAAACGCAAGCCCCTCTCCTTTACCTTCAAAATCCCCAGGCCCTCAAAGGACTTCTCAATCTGACTTTTTAAGACAACAGGCTGAATATCAACGACAGCAACAGCAGCAGAAACAGCTTGAGGAAGAGGAGGAACATCGAAGAAAACAGATGCTCTATGAAGAGGAGGAACTTCGAAGAAAACAGATGCATTATGAAGAGGAAAAAAGATCAAATCGCATGAAAGAACAAGTCAGGGAAATGATTGATAACAATGAATTGCGACCAAAGTCCCCTGGACGCTATATTATG gatcAACCGCAATATTCGTatcatatgaataataataacacaattAATTCg GAAACAAGGAAATCCACAGAAAACATTACCAAAATAGTGGAATCCATTCCTAAATCATCCAACAAGTACAAATCGACTCAATCTCTACACGAATTGGGCCTTGATAACTATCCTAATCCAGATATGCCAGAAAGTTCTCGACTCACacgaaaagaagagaaaatgtctctacaaaatttaaacaataggCTTGCAA GTTATATCGACCGAGTCCGTcaacttcaaaatgaaaataacaagtTGAGTCATCAAATTAAAACTGTTGAAGAATATCAATCCAAAGAACTGTGTAACGTCAAAGACTTGTATGACAAACAGACTGAAGAGCTCAAGGAAGCCCTTGATACTATGAACAAGCAGTACAATCAGCTCAAAGTTGGTGCTGAAGGTTTACTTGAAGAAAATCAGGATCTTAAAGACAA ACTTCGGAAGAAAGAGAATGACTACAAAAATTCAATGAATCATGTATCCAGTCTCGAGGATCAAATCCGaagtttgacaaataaattatctGAAGAAGTAACTGAACGCAAAAAGATTGCAGATGAACTTCAA gatgtACTGCCTGAATTAGATAGTCTTCGTGACCGTTTAGCCGACGCAAAACGCCATCTTGATGAAGAGCAATTAAAGAAGGCCAATCTTGAAAATCAATGTTCCCGTTTGGAAGAAGATCTCAAATTCAAACTTCAATTACTAGAAAAAGAATTAATGGAAGTTAAAACACGCAAGGAAATCGAAATTACTGAAATGGACAGTAAACTCCAAGATGAATATGAAGATCGTCTACAGAAAGCTCTCGAGGAGCTTAGAGAAGTTTATGATAAACAAATGGCTCAGTCACGAGAAGACTTTGCCAAACTGTATGACAATAGG GTGCGAGATCTTCAAACATCCTTGTCCGAGGAAAGAGGAAGCAATGCAAGTGGAGTGCAAGAATTAAAGGAATCTAAAACTCGCATTGAAACATTAATTTCTAAAGTGTCGGATCTTGAGGGATTTAACCTCAATTTGAACCAGAAAATTTCAGACTTGTCTCAAGCAATGGATGACATAAAGTCCACTCACCGAGCacag ATGAATGCAAAGGATAGTGAAATCAAACGTTTGCTCGATGAACTCTCCAACCAATTGAAGgaatatcaaaatcttcaagATATCAAGGTTGCTTTGGATATGGAAATCGCTGTTTTCCGTAGTCTTATTGAAGTGGAAGAAGATCGCTTAGGATTAGGTG ACAAATCACTAAACACCTCATCTAGTACggaaagtaaatataaaacaaccgTAGAGCGATCATCTGAAAAcacaattcaaagaaaaatcacCGTATCTCAGACACAGCT GAAACGATGA
- the LOC121124749 gene encoding lamin-B1.S isoform X13, translating into MRYSRLSYLKNKSTPKMVVSWRPRSITVDRGTRGFGLSLIYRGLDKYEQKDTGIFVARVVKDGQAEKYGVRENDKIVSINAKTPRNVDDAVNVIKSAGNQIKLVVLREEDVPDNDDPNDHSSIASHDWLHGHPISRSGSARSFNTTYGGGNASPSPLPSKSPGPQRTSQSDFLRQQAEYQRQQQQQKQLEEEEEHRRKQMLYEEEELRRKQMHYEEEKRSNRMKEQVREMIDNNELRPKSPGRYIMETRKSTENITKIVESIPKSSNKYKSTQSLHELGLDNYPNPDMPESSRLTRKEEKMSLQNLNNRLASYIDRVRQLQNENNKLSHQIKTVEEYQSKELCNVKDLYDKQTEELKEALDTMNKQYNQLKVGAEGLLEENQDLKDKLRKKENDYKNSMNHVSSLEDQIRSLTNKLSEEVTERKKIADELQDVLPELDSLRDRLADAKRHLDEEQLKKANLENQCSRLEEDLKFKLQLLEKELMEVKTRKEIEITEMDSKLQDEYEDRLQKALEELREVYDKQMAQSREDFAKLYDNRVRDLQTSLSEERGSNASGVQELKESKTRIETLISKVSDLEGFNLNLNQKISDLSQAMDDIKSTHRAQMNAKDSEIKRLLDELSNQLKEYQNLQDIKVALDMEIAVFRSLIEVEEDRLGLGDDDDVNDDDETGYIHPPPPPQRVISISNLKRYIHSRNLSLVHTFIQICHCPS; encoded by the exons acAAAAGCACTCCAAAAATGGTGGTGAGTTGGAGACCCCGATCTATAACAGTAGATCGAGGAACTCGTGGTTTCGGACTATCCCTCATTTATCGAGGACTGGATAAGTATGAACAAAAGGACACGGGGATATTCGTTGCAAGAGTTGTAAAAGATGGACAGGCTGAGAAATATGGAGTTCgtgaaaatgacaaaattgtTTCCATTAACGCCAAAACTCCTCGCAACGTGGACGACGCCGTCAACGTCATCAAATCTGCGGGTAATCAAATCAAATTAGTTGTTCTTCGTGAAGAAGATGTTCCAGACAACGATGATCCAAATGATCACTCCTCCATTGCTTCACATGACTGGCTACATGGTCATCCCATCTCAAGATCAGGATCTGCAAGGAGCTTTAATACCACATATGGAGGAGGAAACGCAAGCCCCTCTCCTTTACCTTCAAAATCCCCAGGCCCTCAAAGGACTTCTCAATCTGACTTTTTAAGACAACAGGCTGAATATCAACGACAGCAACAGCAGCAGAAACAGCTTGAGGAAGAGGAGGAACATCGAAGAAAACAGATGCTCTATGAAGAGGAGGAACTTCGAAGAAAACAGATGCATTATGAAGAGGAAAAAAGATCAAATCGCATGAAAGAACAAGTCAGGGAAATGATTGATAACAATGAATTGCGACCAAAGTCCCCTGGACGCTATATTATG GAAACAAGGAAATCCACAGAAAACATTACCAAAATAGTGGAATCCATTCCTAAATCATCCAACAAGTACAAATCGACTCAATCTCTACACGAATTGGGCCTTGATAACTATCCTAATCCAGATATGCCAGAAAGTTCTCGACTCACacgaaaagaagagaaaatgtctctacaaaatttaaacaataggCTTGCAA GTTATATCGACCGAGTCCGTcaacttcaaaatgaaaataacaagtTGAGTCATCAAATTAAAACTGTTGAAGAATATCAATCCAAAGAACTGTGTAACGTCAAAGACTTGTATGACAAACAGACTGAAGAGCTCAAGGAAGCCCTTGATACTATGAACAAGCAGTACAATCAGCTCAAAGTTGGTGCTGAAGGTTTACTTGAAGAAAATCAGGATCTTAAAGACAA ACTTCGGAAGAAAGAGAATGACTACAAAAATTCAATGAATCATGTATCCAGTCTCGAGGATCAAATCCGaagtttgacaaataaattatctGAAGAAGTAACTGAACGCAAAAAGATTGCAGATGAACTTCAA gatgtACTGCCTGAATTAGATAGTCTTCGTGACCGTTTAGCCGACGCAAAACGCCATCTTGATGAAGAGCAATTAAAGAAGGCCAATCTTGAAAATCAATGTTCCCGTTTGGAAGAAGATCTCAAATTCAAACTTCAATTACTAGAAAAAGAATTAATGGAAGTTAAAACACGCAAGGAAATCGAAATTACTGAAATGGACAGTAAACTCCAAGATGAATATGAAGATCGTCTACAGAAAGCTCTCGAGGAGCTTAGAGAAGTTTATGATAAACAAATGGCTCAGTCACGAGAAGACTTTGCCAAACTGTATGACAATAGG GTGCGAGATCTTCAAACATCCTTGTCCGAGGAAAGAGGAAGCAATGCAAGTGGAGTGCAAGAATTAAAGGAATCTAAAACTCGCATTGAAACATTAATTTCTAAAGTGTCGGATCTTGAGGGATTTAACCTCAATTTGAACCAGAAAATTTCAGACTTGTCTCAAGCAATGGATGACATAAAGTCCACTCACCGAGCacag ATGAATGCAAAGGATAGTGAAATCAAACGTTTGCTCGATGAACTCTCCAACCAATTGAAGgaatatcaaaatcttcaagATATCAAGGTTGCTTTGGATATGGAAATCGCTGTTTTCCGTAGTCTTATTGAAGTGGAAGAAGATCGCTTAGGATTAGGTG atgATGACGACGTCAATGACGATGATGAAACGGGATATATTCATCCTCCCCCTCCACCTCAAAGGGTTATATCAATCTCCAATTTAAAGAGATATATTCACTCTAGAAACCTTTCTTTGGTACATACATTCATTCAAATTTGTCACTGTCCCTCTTAA